The sequence CAGCCAGGCTGCCAGCCCTGTCTGTGTTTTCGGAGGCAGCTCAGAGCAGAGCAACCACAACACCATTGTCTTGGCTTTTGCGATCAAACATGAAGCCGCAGGTACCTGCCGGCTGCTCTGCGGAGACACGGGCAGGAAGCCCAGCTGCACCGGGGGGGCTGCGGCAGCTGGAGGGGCACTGCGATGGCAGCACGAGGTGCAGCATCCACCCTGGCAGGGACATTTCCCAGGGGCAGCCATGCAGCCCCATTCCCATCACGCTTGCCAACACCACGGGCGCCATTGGCAAGGGGTGGCGGGGATTATAACCAGGCCCTGGGCTGTGCCCCAACCTTGGGGTGCACATGGGGGACTCCCTGTGTCCCGTTGGAATGGGAAGCAGCACCCAAAGTTATCCCTGGGTCACCCCACACCTTCCCTGGCTTGTAAAAAGTGGCTTCTGTGAAAGTTGCATCCCCAGGAGGCAACTGCTTTTGTAAAGGGTTGGGCGCTAGTGGAGGATgggaaaaagccaacagcaaacccagtgtttgtttttgtgttgccATCCCTGCTGGCACCACCCCGGGGTCCCTCCTGGCCCCGTGCAGCGCTGCAGTGGTCAAGagatggggcaggatggggacatggggactgctGAACCCTGAGCAGGGTCCCTGGTACCTCCTGCTGTCAAGCCTCAAAAATAACCCCTCAATTCGCAGGCAGGTCGGCGACGAGCGTTTCCTGCAGCGGTGCAGCCCGAGCACCCCCCCACTGCcggggcacctggggaggggcTGGCAACAAGGTCCTTGAACCAGAGTCACCGAACCCCCCGGGCACAGCACCATCCCGCAGCACAAACCAGTGCAAAGCCACCCACTCCATGAGCCAGATCCCCGGGGAGCGGCTGAGAAGGGGCAACAACAGCACTgtccctcctgccacccccatgtccccatagtgAAGGGCCAGGAGCTGCATCTGAAGGCACAAGAAGGTGTCTCAGTGCTtgcaaaaacaggaaaaaaacatcagtTCTCACCTTTACCTCCTTTTATTCCTGCTCAAAGGGCTGCCCCCACATTTTCCACTGCGGTTGACCCCACCATCCTTAGGGACAGAGCAATGGGTGTCCCAAAACGCCCTGTGCCTGATGAGGATGGTGGCATTTCCTATGGCATTGGCATGGCATTGGTTCCTGGCAGGGCACGGCACTCAGCACCGCCTGCCCTGAGggagctcagccccagcagcagctccacagtCCCCGAGGAATTTTGGGAGGGATTGGTGAGCCCCGCAGGTccggatgcacccatgggtgccccctggCTCCTGTCCGGGCTCTGCATCCAGTGGTCCATGTgttcccactgtactcagcacaggGAGAACCGCCGGGAGTTGATGTTCATGCGGGTGACGCCGATGTGCTTGAGCGGCATGGAGAGCAGGAAAGCGGCCTTGGGCGGGATGTTACAGAGCAGGTCTGAGTCTTCCTCGCAGCCCTCGAGGCCGAAGGTGGCATCGTCCAGCATCTCCTTGTGCTGGTGACAGGCCTGTTCCACCTTCATCCGGTGCAGCTGTGCCCGCAGGCGCATCAGTTGCTGTGCCAGGCGCTGGTCCACAGCCTGCATCTCCTGCTGTGGGGGACATGGGCATCAGGGACCGGCCACTAGGATGCTGGGGCTTGGCCAGGACACAAACCCACTGGGGACAATGCACGCATGTGGCCCTGAGATCAGCACAGAGCTCTGCATGCAGTCCCGGGGCTGGCACAGGGTCTGTGCTGGGGTCAGATGGGTTTGTATCTGCGTGGCCGTGCTGCCGGTGTGACCACAGGAAAGCCACTGCGGCTGTGCCATGCTGGTGAAGTCCACCACAGCCGCGTCaccagcagagcaggcaggaagGGGTGACAAGTGCAGACCTGTGTCCCTCGGTGCTGTGCAGGGgacacaggcagagctgcagcaccacAGAGCCATGTGCACCTTGCAAAAACCCACGTACACCAGCCACTCTGGGCAAAGGCACAAAGCACTGTAGCTGGAGCACTCTGGCCaagacacatcccagcactgctgCGCGAGGTTGCAAGCGCTCCCTGGGCACAGAGAAGCCCCCTGCCCCCATCCCCATGCTAGGGCTCAGCCCTCACCCATCCCTCATCCCCCCATCCCATCAGCAGCTACTCACCAGCTCCATCCTGAGCCACTCCAGAGCTGCTTCCATGGTGGCAAAGCCGCAGACGCCACCATCCCACTGACCCTCGGGGTGCCCAGGGCCCTGCTCTGCCCCCCGTGCCCCCGCCGGGGTCCGGCTGCGCCAGGGCTGCCCCCGCACCCGCGCTTCCCACTCCAGATAGGACGGTCTCCGTGTCTGCAGCTTCAGTTTGGCCGCCAGCGCCTTCACGCTGGCCAGGCTCTCTTCCTCCCAGGTGGGCTCCTCCTCACCCAGCTCCTTGAACTTCAGCTGCCCAAGGGCCATGGtggcacccccagagccccccaaaaccctcggGTGACCTGTCTCCCCTCAAAGCCCCCGTGCAAGGGGACCCTTTGCCTTCCTGCACCCACAAGAGAAGCACCTTGGCCACAACCCACACACCAACTCCCCCAGCTGTATCTGAGTCCCAGCTATTTATTCACTCCCAGGACAATGAAGGTTGGGGACGCCGAGGACAATTCTAACGGGCAGGAACTTTCCTTATCCAGAGGAGTGCAAAGAAGCGGGGGGGTTAGTTTCGTTCAGTGgcgggttttttttgggtttgtttttattttatctgattttttcctttttcttttcttttttagcatTATTGTCTCCAGCTGGGAGGGGACTCCCAGTTCCCGGAGAGGAAACCGTCACCGGGCCGTCCTGGCACAGAGGAGCGGGGACGAATCATCATCATCCCCGGGCGCCACCGCacccggccgggccgggggggacCAAAAAAACCCTAAGGAAGGAAAACGAAACCGGGAGGGGGGGGACGGGGCGAGGAGCGGGGGGACAGCTGGGTCCCCATCGCGGGCGGGCCGTTAAGGTGGAACCGGGTCAGCATCCAGCGCTGCCCGGGACGAGTGCGGGGGCCGCGGGTTGCGGGTCTCGCCTGCACCCCACAGACACTCCCTGTCCCTGGGACAGCTCCcccgtcccctccagcccccccggAGTGCTCCCCAAAGCCCCTGCGTGCAGCGCCGGTGCTGCGCCGCCACTGCCCGTGTCCCCTCGCCTGTCCCTGTGCGtgtccccgtgtgtgtccccTCGCTGTCGCACTCCACGCGGTGTCCCCGCGGCCCCTCCTGCGCCCCCAGCCCTGCGGAGCGGAGCCGCCCGGGTCCGGTCCACCTTAAATGCGACATCCGCCGGGCGCGGAGCGCTGCGCCGAGCCGCTGTTCccccgggctgtgcggggcaTCGCCCGCCTCCCTGCGTGCACCCCGAGATCCCTGCGTGCACCCCGAGGTCCTTGGCTCATGCCCCGCAGTCCCGTTTGCACTCAGAGCTCTTCTGTTCGCACCCCACGGTCTCCCGCTTGCACCATGAGATCCTTGCTTGCACCCCAAGATCCCTGTTTCCCGGCTGATGTCCCCTGCTTGTGCTCAGCTGTTCCCCCTCTGCACTCTGAGGTCCCCTGTTTGCACTGAGGTGCCCTGTTTGCACCCCGAGATCCCTGCTTGCACCCCGAGGTCCCCACCTGCACCCGGAGGTCCGTGCCTGCCACCCAGCCCGAGCAGGTAAGCACAGGGGTGGCAACGCTGCCAGCCACTCACCCTCTTCACCCGGCACCGGGCAGCCCGTTCTGCTCCGTCCCTGATCCTGGTGGCTGTGACAGAGCCCCCGGGACCCGGGTCAGGCTGGCACGGGGCTCTGGCAACTGTCACCGTACAGCCCAGTGTGACAGGCCCCAACACAGAcaggaaaggacccaggggtGCTCCCTGCAAAGCAGCAGTTGCATGTTCACCAGTCACCAAAAGTCCCTTCCCTGCAGCACAACCGGCATCGGGCACCCGGTTCAGGGTCTGGGCACTGCCAGAGCTTCTCAGCCCCCTCtgccccatgcctcagtttccccatctgcaaTGACAGCATTGCCGGGGGAGGAAATAAGTCATGCTGCTCTGCGTTTTGCAGCGAGAAAGCTCCATATTCTGTAGATGACAATGTAAACACGAAGAGGGGGGGTGAGGCCACAGGGCCCAGAGTGACGCAGAGGGAAGAAGGGGTTTCCAGGCTGGGCTGTGCCGCTGCACGTTTCCCCTTTCTGCCTCCAGCCCCGT is a genomic window of Patagioenas fasciata isolate bPatFas1 chromosome 25, bPatFas1.hap1, whole genome shotgun sequence containing:
- the FAM167B gene encoding protein FAM167B isoform X4 codes for the protein MGQRGLRSSGSAQTLNRVPDAGCAAGKGLLVTGEHATAALQGAPLGPFLSVLGPVTLGCTVTVARAPCQPDPGPGGSVTATRIRDGAERAARCRVKREMQAVDQRLAQQLMRLRAQLHRMKVEQACHQHKEMLDDATFGLEGCEEDSDLLCNIPPKAAFLLSMPLKHIGVTRMNINSRRFSLC
- the FAM167B gene encoding protein FAM167B isoform X3, which gives rise to MALGQLKFKELGEEEPTWEEESLASVKALAAKLKLQTRRPSYLEWEARVRGQPWRSRTPAGARGAEQGPGHPEGQWDGGVCGFATMEAALEWLRMELEMQAVDQRLAQQLMRLRAQLHRMKVEQACHQHKEMLDDATFGLEGCEEDSDLLCNIPPKAAFLLSMPLKHIGVTRMNINSRRFSLC
- the FAM167B gene encoding protein FAM167B isoform X2, with the protein product MGQRGLRSSGSAQTLNRVPDAGCAAGKGLLVTGEHATAALQGAPLGPFLSVLGPVTLGCTVTVARAPCQPDPGPGGSVTATRIRDGAERAARCRVKRQEMQAVDQRLAQQLMRLRAQLHRMKVEQACHQHKEMLDDATFGLEGCEEDSDLLCNIPPKAAFLLSMPLKHIGVTRMNINSRRFSLC
- the FAM167B gene encoding protein FAM167B isoform X1, giving the protein MALGQLKFKELGEEEPTWEEESLASVKALAAKLKLQTRRPSYLEWEARVRGQPWRSRTPAGARGAEQGPGHPEGQWDGGVCGFATMEAALEWLRMELQEMQAVDQRLAQQLMRLRAQLHRMKVEQACHQHKEMLDDATFGLEGCEEDSDLLCNIPPKAAFLLSMPLKHIGVTRMNINSRRFSLC